CAGCAGGGGTAATGATGCATTCACAAGTTCCGTTTTTGAACTGAAGATTCGAAGACCTAATTGAGAGAGAGGCTTCAGACATTCCCGCTGAAATGTCAAAATCTGACGGAAGTCTGCCTTCTTGCGCCATCTGTTGACTTGTTTTCTGGAGTCCTTCCTCGTGATGAAAGGCTCGTTGGGATCCCCCTTCTTTCTACCGATGATCTTCATCTGACGATTAGTCACACTAAGTTGAGCGAAGgacatgatatcctttaggctgTTTACCAGGTCATCGCTCACCTTCTCGTACTGGATGAATTTGAATCTGTTGGGAAAATGAAAGccaaatattcctttattttctctgtgAGGACACCAGAAATAATCATGGgagtttggattttttttctagtCTGCAGGGCATTCTTactaatatatcttatataccaAGGTAAGCAAATCTTGAATGTTCCGAATATTATTCATCCACAAACGATAAACAGTATTTTGGCTTTCTAAtctataagaaaaacatatatttatctttttgataTGAAGGGAGGATCTCTGTATATTCTTAGTTTTGGGTGAAAACAAAATAGTTACTGATTTTTGTACAcaaaaatgtggattttttttatggtgcatttaaaaacaaaacaaatgcacgTAATTTGCAGAGAAAGATAATTCCGTTTTATATGTAGGAATGGTCCCTTGAAATTGCCAAGTTCGTAAAGTGAAGAACGAACCCGCATTCCTTTTGCACTTACAGTAATGTAGCTACTTCTTGGCTATTTCAGCGGGAAACCCATTCAGCCCATACCTCAACTATGTTGGCTCTACTAGGGTGCAGTGTAGTTTTATTAGGCAGGCAATACATTCGCCTTGTCGGTGATTTTAGAAAGTCATCCGTCttttacttcctttattttattgaCGGTACTCTCGTTTCCACTATTTACACAGTGCAAAGGGACTCCATGAAATTATAGTACTTACTTTTCTGGAAACTGTTGCATCATTTTCTTGGCTTCCCGAAGGTCATCATCAAGTAACTCGCAAACTGTCTTTGGATCTTTGCAGGTCTTATCGTGGCACCAGTTGACTTTGGAACGGGACCTTTGTAAGGAAAGGGAAGGATTCCCTGTAATATGACACTCTCGCAATAAGTCATTAAAACCacttgtttcttttccttattgttcagagattattatttttcattattattttatattgagtaTCGAAAGAGCAGttccttttacattttccattatcctTTTCACTAAAGTTGTAAAGAGCTGACCTCCATCTTAGGTAACCGAATGTCAAATACTCAATTGCATTCAGTGGATATTCTTTTTACGAGTTTTTTGGTTCTTTTTATGTAGATTGTGTTTGAAGATAATGGTGTGATTGTATCTGCATTCATTGACGTTCTGTTTGAAACTTACTTTTGAATTTTCTGAGTCAACAAGATATTTGTGGAAACAGATCACTGAATTTAGTTTTGAACGATTTAGCGAACATTGTGAATGGTTAGGTTTtaagatattacaaaataataaagaatccTGGATCCattataaaatattgaattcattaCAGGTAATTGacctatataattattataaaaatatttgattacctttaaacaaatttgttttaaaaccCTACGGAGAACATATTTGGTGTCTATATAGAGAAGGATATAGATTATTTAACAAGAATAATCATAACCATATTTCTCATCGCCTCCAACGACGAGTGGCAAAgagggcctttgtgaaattccacagcacgtgtctttcctgtgcttttgcTTTCACAAATccccactcatctccagccttgtAAGGTTACATAAATTGTGTGCATTTTAAACACTTGCCCAACTCACTCGGTTCAACACTCACTCTAGAACAGCCCGAGGGTCACGAGCCAAGTAGATAATTCGGAGGTCAAGGTCGTCATTCTCCAGCAGAGGCCACGCCCACTTCAGGGATAATCGTAGAAGCTGTCAACATCGGAAGAGAGTCTTAGGCAACTGGGATAGATCTTTTGGGGGGAAAATTTCCTCtctactaaaattttttatttttattactgatgtCAGTCGTACTTCTCTCCAAGTCCTACGTACCCCTCTCTGGAAGTTGGATTGTTAAGTCACATTTTTGTCTAAAATCTTAATATGCAGACAAACCACCTGTTAagtttgttgctgttgttggcacagaaaattaaaaattagtttaaaatagTTTGTCGCGATAGAAAATGGGCACTTAAAGAAaaggataattttaatttttattaattgataatttttctgttttattaattgaTGATAATGTAAAAGATAAATCTTGGAAATAGACCGCAAAAGACAAATTTAACTTTGAAAGATTCGAAAAAATTAAGGGGTTTGGGAAATGTAATGAGGATtgacacacacctatatatgtaagttcatacactatatatatgtaatatatatatgtgtgtgtgtgtataatacatatatatacatatatacatacatatatatatatatatatatatatatatatatatatatatatatatatatatatatatatatatatatatatatatataatacagcagGAAGGAACACGTGactgagaatatcactaagtccacgttggaaggtgagtgaaaaccgtgactttgaacaagtactttagtagtttattctacattttcaagttcataatgaatacaaaagaagttggcagagatttatatacaaaaacagaaggtgggggcagggttacaTGCTACCCAggttaacaaactgtaaccccgccccaaccttttgtttttgtatataaatctctgtcaacttcttttgtattcaatgttaacttgaaaatgtagaataaactacgacaGTATTTGTTCAAAGTCCCTGATATTCACTCACCTTCcaacgtggacttagtgatatatatatatatatatatatatatatatatatatatatatatatatatatatatatatatatatatatatatatatgaaaagctcataggtcacagatattttatgaattacaatacacagaagattttttattaataagtgtaaCTAAAGGCATTGTAAAAAGCCTTGAGAGAATGCTTAGCTGGTGTCTGGCACAAATCCTGATTAGGAAAGCTGTATGAGTGTCGAATGTGTCacatattcttgagacgtgagagcATCCCTGCCtggcgacaagactttgtgagtttgttcgccggaaatgtccaggttctggagaattcattcatatgtatgttTTGTTTGGGGGGGGCGGAGCCCCAGGGAgtgaaggtattagttatcaaacaaattgccattcgaagatcaacaccgaatattgatAGAAGCCTTCATTGAAGGATTTGTGGTTTGAGATCTGTCGATTAAGATTGATATTTgaaggtaggaaacattttagatttcccaaactgtggattgttcttttcatttaacatatatcttacttgaatttggcattttctacattgtttgtatttcataagtaacatgggaggaattcccatctttatttttatgtatttgtttacaagggttttatttgacttcttcataagtttcgctgaggaagaggttaagatgtacttattggggaatatactggactttgacttattttgacctattgtggggaaattatttagagacaataattagttgaatatggtgcaCCTTAAATGTTTgctcatttggtgaacattagtattccattttatttcatatcttgtttcttgcaatccagttatgttagattattgtcaaatgaattattttgggtaatgcttgtttcgctgtagacctgagagagagagagagagagagagagagagagagagagagagagaatgagaatgtgtgtatgtacaaatgtatgaaGCCAGTAGCCACTTTGATTCAGTCACTATCGAGCTACCAATAGATGGAACTTCTTGACTGTTAGCAAAAAtgggtaaacacacacacacacacacacacacacacacacatatatatatatatatatagtatatatatatatatatatatagtgggatTAACCCACACGCCAGCAACAGTGGATATTAAAGAacttttgtagcttactgattgtatatgaatcacagtgatgtgataaaaagcatggctgcatgcgacaaacgcactacacggtcaacatggcagaggtgggtagatatcgtctccaaatacaaacacctgagttcgatggggatttgtaggtgggagccgatatccactcatacctcacttgctggccgtgggttaatgcatccactgtagtcctgagttcttgtcctttgctggttcgagcccacggacgacgaacttattatcaactaaaaattcctcttcagtaacatatatgaaaatatattatttcgaggtagagcgaattggatattaaaggacgtttttaacttactgattgtatatgaatcacggtgatgtgataaaaagtcataatatggctgcgtgcgacaaacgcactacacggtcaacatggcagaggtgggtggatatcgtctccaaatacaaacacctgagttcgacgggatttgtaggtggagccgatatccacttatatctcacttgctggccatgtgggttaatgcatccactgtagtcctgagttcttgttcggCTGGTGTGAACTTATTATCGGtaacactgaaaatatattatttcctgaatTGGATATTCGTTTGTCCTTCGCTGGTTATATGCCCACCGGACGACGAACTATATTATCAACTataaaatatacctatatatatatatatatatatgtatatatatataataatatattatttatatatataggtatatatagtgaattgatattaataggacatatatatatatatatatttatatatatatatatgaatatacatatatatatatatatatatatatatatatatatatatatatatatatatatacatatatatatatatatatatatatatatataaaatcatgatatatacaaatgttgtattaatccatttatatatatatatataatatatctatatggaGAATTCTCACATATAgggggaatattatatatatgataaatggttTAACCATTTCTTGTACTGGAGAATTCTCACAGAAGGGGGATAAATGGACTTGAACCCTTGACAAAGTACCTTCCAATTACTCCAGTGGacagtcaaaccattgagccaccaagagaggtataagttatgGCGAATCTGTCATACTTATTTACCTGTTgagagtggggaaattatacttgGCTTCGGAATTAACACACCTCCACCGTGATAGCTCATTGGTGTGTTTGGAACATGcagttcttattatgaaatttttatcactttgcgatttatatacaatcatgaagctacaaatgttgtttaatatccaattctctactttgggaatatccctgatggagatatcaccaaaggggaattttataattgataaatggattggtaccgcctgGTCTCGCTCCCTCGACATAGTACCTTCCAACAACAACAGTCAACAGTCAAACcgctgagccaccaagagaggtataagttaatgttgaatctgccgtacttatttacacGTCGAGAGCGAGTAAATtatacttggcttcggcattaacctacCTCCACtgtgatagctcattggtacgtttgggaCACAcagttcttattatgaaatttttatcacactgtgatttatatataatcatgaagctacaaatgtttaatatccagttcacactacttcggaaatatcacagatggggaattatcaccgaaggggagttttataagtgataaatggattggttcCGCCAGGTCTCGATATctcaacacagtaccttccaacaactccagtcggtGGTCAAACCACTGATCCACGAAGAGCAGTATAAGTTAAttccgaatctgccgtacttatttacccgtcgagagtggTGAAATTATACTTGGCTTCAAACATTAATCCATCTCCatcatgatagctcattggtatgtttggaacatgcagctcttatcatgaaatttttatcacatcataaattgtatacaatcatgaagctacaactgttgtttaatatccaattcacactacttcaggaatatccctgatggggaattatcactgaagaagacttttataagtgataaatggatcggtacttccgggtctcgatccctcaacactgtaccttccaacaactccagtcgacggtcaaaccactgagccaccaatagaggtataagttaatgccaaatctgctgtacttatttacccgtcgaagCTGGGAAATTACagttggcttcggcattaacccacctccaccatgatagctcattggtacgtatGGAACACTCAGCTCTTattctgaaatttttatcacaccatgatttatatacaatcatgaagttacaaatgttgtgtaatatccaattcacgctactttgggaatatccccgatgaggaattatcactgaaggggaattttatcagtgataaatggattggtactgctgggtctcaaTCTcttgacacagtaccttccaacaactccagtcgaagGTCAAATCAcggagccaccaagagaggtataaggtaATGCCAAATCTGCTGATATATTTACCTGTCGAGGGCAGGGACACTATATTTGGCTTCGGCATTAATCAACCTCCATCATGGTAGCTCTCAacgggtaaataagtatggcagattcAGCATtaccttatacctctcttggtggatCAGTGGTTTGACCAtcaactggagttgttggaaggtactgtgtcgagggattgagacccagcagtaccgatccatttatcactgataaaattccccttcagtgataattccccatcagggatattcccaaaatagtgtgaattggataatatccaattcacatcatttgtaacttcatgattgtatataaatcatggtgtgctaaaaatttcagaataagagctgcgtgttccaagcaTGCCAATGAGCTattatggtggaggtgggttaatgccgaagccaattGGACCACTTGGTTACCTCAGGCTCACTGTACAGAGCACAGCCATCACCCTACTAACCAGAAATTTTGTTGTAGCTTGAAGGGTATAAACCTCACCCACACACTATGCCAGTATTGTACAAAGCAACTTTTCGTTAAGTAAAAACTGTCTAAGGTAGTCGAGGTTGAGCTCTGAATgtcaaacaaatattttctctagTTGTAAGCGTGGTTATCGTTCTCAATACACTAAGTCAGGATTACTTCAGTGTTCTAGATTTGGGGCTACTCGATAGCCAAAAAGTGTAACTCTCATTTCTGAATCagttacaacatatatatatatatatatatatatatatatatatatatatatatatatatatatatatgtgtgtgtatatatatatatatatatatatatatatatatatatatatatatatatatatatatatatatatgtgtgtgtgtgtgtgtgtgtgtgtatatatatatatatatatatatgtgtgtgtgtgtgtgtgtgtgtgtgtgtgtgtgtatataatatatatatatatatatatatatatatatatatatatatatatatatatgtgtgtgtgtgtgggtggtgtgTATAGaatgtgtataaaaaattgtTCACCATTGTAGAGTCATATCTGTAGTAAATGACCTGAAATACATGATCTGtttgaaaagaaacttttttgaCTAGAAATTAAAGAGCCTCATTTGTTCGCTAAATGTTATTTATGggataaaaattttcatgtgaCAAAAGTAATAGTTTGGACGTTACCTTAATGATGTGGATATTTGCCCTCTGACAAACTTCATTTACGTAATCCGTTTTAGCACATAATGAggttttcttgcagtttttggaGAGATAGGTATTGTACATCATGTAGAAAGGCTGCTTACTCAGGTATTTAACTTGCTTGTCGAAAGATGAAGCAATATTACAGGTGAGGAGTCCTTGCAGGAAGCGCCTGGCGTTGCAGGTTTCGTTGTTGCTCTCGTGGAGAATTTTCACATTCCACCAAAGCAGGGGCTCCGTGCTGTAAAACAGGCAGCACGTGATATATATACTTAGTTGCTAAAAGCAGGGTCGGATTAAGGGAGGGGGGTCCAGGCCCCCCACCAAGAAGGGGCCTCtcaccaataaaaacaatacattttaatttaataaggtTAGTATTGTAATCGGGCACTTATATCACCCATACTAaccaaattgaaaattttattattaagtttgaCAATAACATGATGCTCGTACATACGAATGTTACGAATGTTTGTGTCACTATAGTTGTAAGTTGTGTTTCAAATTGTAATGATTTGTGGCTGCAAAATAACATACCTCAGTATTCTTTGTATTACGGCCAAATCAAGTTTCTAGACGTGTCACAGTTAGAATACAACCTAACTCGTTAATCTATATGTCTCACGCGAGATAATAGCATCTATAAGTATATCTGAATTGACTTAATTATAATAACGGGTTACGCTAGTCATGTTTACGGTTTCCTAGTGTTCAGATGAAATGTTCGAAGAATTAGCCTCCGGCTACAATGTTAAAAGTTTCCAAGAGTAAGaagacattatatattttaacttgtAACAGATAGTAATTACGTTAAACATCTTTACCCTTCTCAATCATTAATCATAACTAAACAATTGCCAAGCCAATAAAGCAGGAAGTGAGATCTAGGCTAAAGTTGTGACTGAATAAAAAGTCACACGCTCTGAaaccctcttcctcttcctcccctccagCGCTGCCAGcgcttgaaaaaattttttcaagctCTTGAAAAATTAACCATGGTCttgaaagcttgaaaaaaaaaagttaaaacccCGGAAATCTTGAAAAATCTATACCGAATAAcataaaattctcataaaatgagagagagagagagagagagagagagagagagagagagagagagagagaggctctgacGCGTCGCGTACAATACACGTAACACACCCAACAAACAGACAACACTTCTGCAGCTGCTCCCCTGTTCTGTGCTTCTGTTCTTCAGTGAGTTCagtctttgctttgctttgctttgctctgCTTGTGAGTGGCATTGGAGTGAGGCTGAGTGTGCCATTCGAGGTGTATAGTGTTGAGTCATTTACCCTATGAGACTGGTAAAAACTGCCACAGTGAAAGGGGTGTAACTACTTGTAAATAAGTCAGCATAATGATTCATGTTTAGCTTCTACTAGAATAGAAATTGATCAAGGTTATCAGAAATAAATAAGTTGGTTAGGTTGATTCACCTGGTTAGCTATTTTTTTAGCACATTATACTAGTCTTTTGGTCAAGGTAACTAACTATTAGCTATACAAGTGTAGCACATATTTAAAGGTAAGCCAGTAAACTTTCGATAATGCAGAAATAGATCAAGCAGATGAAAGTAGTGACTTGTGGTGGCGCTGTTATCAGTTGTATTTAGATTCATACTCATGTTAATTAATTCCATCATCCATTACTCATCCATTTTTCATctgtaaatttccatttcatacTCGCCCATCAcccatttaatgtaatttatataatgacGCCACCACAGGCTTGTTTCGTCACAATCAGCTGATTAGTGACGAAACGACCTTGCCAcgttgtttgttttgtatattaatcttttgtaagtatatttatctattgttttttcttgaattttaggaatctaaatttgaTAGGACTCTTTTATGCCTTAGCAAATCTTATTTATGCACATGTAACCTTctgatctatttatatatttttaaataacttcaACAACTGATATATTAACAACTTATATATAACCAGATAACTTTAACCTCCGAAGGACATTTAATTAAAGTACAAGTATTACACTCGCTAGCTCGGGTATTACTCTCAtaattaaagtataaataatatccAATTTAATTTGTTCTTTCTAGTCAAATAAATTTAAGTTAATATTCATTTCTCGTTTATACCTTACATGTTCTTCTGCCTGAGATATCCTTATAGATTGCCAGGCTGGTGGCAGCATACCTACAGTTCATTAATCTCTTCAGtatcaaaattctttcatcacactggCTGACCTAtcggtgatattttttttctcatcaatAATACCTATTAAAAAATTCTATCATTACAGTGGTGTCTAGCGGTGgtatatttttaacttaattaTCCCTAGTCAAAAAAATCATGCATTACAGTGAGGTCgtctttttttcgtatttttgttccttgctttttttttttgtcattcactaTTTAGTGTAATCAGGCATTCCAAACCTATTACTAGCCAGGAAGCCATATGGGGCATGGACGAATTACGAAATTTACGAATGTTGAGAAattacgaaagtttttttttaagtcactgaTTTAGGCAATAGACATTAGGCAATCAATTGATTATTCGAACTGTCAAAAGTTTTTTGTTAATTAggttagatttttaattttatggtgaGTATGGtcaattcatatattttcagattACAATTTGCTAGCAGCATGGACAATCGAGAAGGAGACAGACTTAGGCAACGCAAAAGAAATTGGGAGTCTGGGTCttcaaaaagaagtaaaacaaagGAAGCAATAACAAAATCAGCAGAAGAAATGGGAAAGATTAGAAAATTGGACCAGTTCTTTACTGTTCAACCTCAACCAAGACAAATGTCAGGAATGAGTAATGAGATTGCAGAACCTGATCAATCTGCGGAAATGGTTAACCAAGCCACTGCTCCTGacaaagaaaatgcagaaatagTAGGCTAATGGGTCCAactgaagaagataaagaaatggAGGCTGATAGCGACACATGTCTTTCAGAAGCTGAAGTTGAGGGCCCACCAGGGGCCAATGACATTGGACTTTGGCCATCCATTATTTCGGAGCAGATGCGTGAATGCTGGCTGAAAAGGGGTGTATCAACAGTTCAGCACTGTGATGAAAGATTGTTCTCCGCACACTCGAAGCAGCAACCTAGAAAGGATCGCAATCCAAGGATGTGTACGCTTGGGCTCTTCCGTCGTCAAAATCTTAATGGGGAAGTCATAACAAGGAACTGGTTATGCTTCTCTCCCTCAAACGGATGTGTTTACTGCTTTACGTGCAGACTGATGAGAATACAGAAAAACCTCAGTCTTCTCTGCTCTCGTCTACTGGATTCTGTGATTGGAAACATTCACACGAACGTCTACATAATCATGAGCAGTCAACAGAACATCTGAAGGCTACAGTTGCTTTCAATGGGAGGTTAAAAGCAATTGGGCGTGTGGATACGGAACTGACACAACAGGTTGAACATCTtgagcaatattggagatcagtatTGAAACGAGTAATTAGCGTTATTCACTTCATTGCTGAGCGGGGCTTAGCATTTAGAGGGGACAGCGAATTGGTTGGTTCACCTAGAAATGGAAACTTTCTAGGTATTCTTGAACTTATTTCCCAGAACGATGACTTTCTTGCACATCATATCAAAACTGAAGCCAATCGTGGAAAGGGTCACACAAACCATTTGTCATCTACAATAATGGAAGAAGTTATCAGCATAATGGGTGAACAACTCCTCAGAGAAATTATTTCTAGAGTAAAGAAGTCAAAATACTACTCAATCTCTTTGGACTCCACACCTGATGCAGCCCACATTGACCAACTGACCCTTCTATTGAGGTACATGGAGAAAGATAGACCTGTGGAACGATTTATAACCTTTATGGCAAACAAAGGGCATGGTGCTGAACATAGGTTCAATGCTTTGATGGAATTTTTGAACACACATGACCTAGACCTTGGAAACTGCCGTGGACAAAGTTACAACAATGCATCAGCAACGAGTGGTAAATACAATGGTCTTCAAGCCAAAGTGTGAGAGGAGAACAGTCTTGCATCCTGGATTCCTTGTGCAGCACATTCACTTAACCTGGTTGGTAAAAATGCTGTAGAATGCTGCTCAAGTGCTGTACATTTTTTGACTTCCTTGAAAAGCTGTTTGTCTTCTTCACAATTTCAACCCATCGGTATCAACTTCTGGATGAGGCTTTAAAGAATAATGATTCATCACTGACTCTCAAACGTGTCACAACAACGCGCTGGTCCTGCAGAGCTGATGCAATTAAGGCTCTTAAGCATGATTATGAGCAGATTAAGGAGGTACTTAAACATATTGTTGATGACATTGAAGAAAAAAGGTGAGTACGCTGTGAAGCAGGAGGATTGTTAAAACAGATGAATCAGCTTGAAACAGGAATTTACACCAACCTTCTGGAATGATATTCTGCAAAGAACAGATGTAACTAATAAAACTCTACAACACGCAAAACTTGATCTAAATACTGCTGTGGCATCACGGACTAGCTTGAAAGACTATGTTGCATCAAAGCGTGACTCCTTCCACACTTATGAAAAAGAAGGTGAACAGCTGTCTCAGTCTGGTTCAGCATTCTATATGCAGACAGAATCTCGGCAGAAGCGCCGCAATGTGCGACTTAACCCATTGGATTATGGACATGCAGAAGAAGTACAACTCAGCCCTTctgaaaaatacagaacacaaacTTTTTTGCCTGTCATTGATCAGTTTATCTCTTCTCTCGACCAACGTCTGG
This DNA window, taken from Macrobrachium rosenbergii isolate ZJJX-2024 chromosome 36, ASM4041242v1, whole genome shotgun sequence, encodes the following:
- the LOC136856565 gene encoding carbohydrate sulfotransferase 4-like; the encoded protein is MIRIQQRIRMKRFVVFLTITVAFALFLHPVTYDPTGFTHLIYGIRSDHKAKSSLLDQTTNFSVHRETTATTRPVNSPKKKVPRSIILWTAWRSGSTYLGELLANALPDTFYSTEPLLWWNVKILHESNNETCNARRFLQGLLTCNIASSFDKQVKYLSKQPFYMMYNTYLSKNCKKTSLCAKTDYVNEVCQRANIHIIKLLRLSLKWAWPLLENDDLDLRIIYLARDPRAVLESRSKVNWCHDKTCKDPKTVCELLDDDLREAKKMMQQFPEKFKFIQYEKVSDDLVNSLKDIMSFAQLSVTNRQMKIIGRKKGDPNEPFITRKDSRKQVNRWRKKADFRQILTFQRECLKPLSQLGLRIFSSKTELVNASLPLLVSGGKP